The genome window AATCGGCATATGAATTAGCAATGGAACGGCTCAACAAGGTCAGCCCGACGGTGAAGCTGAGCGAGAAGCAAAAGCAGGAGCTGGCGGACCTCGACTCGGAGTATCTCGCCAAGATCGCCGATCGCGAAATCTTTCTCAAAGGCGCGATGCAGAAAGCCCTCGAAAAGGGTGACATGGCCGAGATGGAAGAGCTGCAGAAACAGGTGGCGAACCAAAAGAAAACCTACCAGGCCGAGCTTGAGGAAAAGAAGGAGCAGGTCCGGAAGCGTTCGGGAAAATAGACCTGCAGCCCAGTAAGACAGGGAGAAGGTGTTGCCCACGGAACACGCGGAACACACGGAGGGGACGACAAAGGACGGGACGTCGGGTGCGAAAGGAACCCGAGTTCCTCACACGAAGCTCACGAAGGGCGGGAGGGAATTGGGAAGGAACCGGATTGCACATTGCTCATTTCACATTGCACATTTTTCATTGGGGTCCGAGAACCCGTAGGGTTCACAAACATTAGCCGGGCGATCGCCGATCCCCGGAAGCTGGTCCCCAATTAAACGCACCCCGCAGGGCGTGCCAGCTTCGGAAGAAGGGCAGTAAATTCATGGAGATTCTCCATTCAATTTCGGTTGTTAGAAGCTCGTGAAGGGCTCAGCCTCGTCTCCCCTCGGGGTCCACGACTCCAATCTTGCGGTTCGAACGTTCCAGAACATGCGTCCGGAGGGAACGTTGGTTCAAGGGACAAATATGAGCATCACTCCTCCGCTGCGCTTCGAGCGGACATGTTTCAGGGACGCGCTTTGGACGCACGATTGACCGGGGGGCAAATCAAGTTTTCAACGACAACGCGAGATGCCTCGAGCTTGAGCCCGGTGTCGCCGAAAACGAGGGAAGGGACGCCAAGCTGGTCCTATCTGCGGAGCAATCCACCACCGTAAGCATTGGGTGGAGTGGACATGTTGAGGTGGCACCGTTTTTCGCGTTGTTCGCCACGGCTGGTCCCTTCTTTCACTACGACCCTTCCAAGGGCAACCTTTTGTTGGATGTCACTGGCCTATATGTAGACTCTTTTCTCGATGGGGTGAGCGGTGACCAACCGCTTAGTGTGTGGCAGCGATTTGGAGAAAAGGAAGGCCGACTTGTCAACAAGGGCCTGGTCACTGGATTTAACTTCGTGGTCCCTGAGCCTTCAGGCGTCGGACTCCTCGGTCTGGGTGCCGGGTTGGCAGTTTTGGCTGGATTGGCCTCCTCAAGCAAACAAAAGGATTCGGATGTCACTTCGTGATGCGCTGTTTCTAGATCCAGTACCGTTTCATATCTGGGTTTCAATTCGGAACGACCTGCAGCGTTCCTCTTTCGGTAGTCCCCCATCGCGTCCTTTGCGTCCATTGCGGCTCAACCCTCCTCGGTTGGCCTGACTACTCTTTGCACGCGAGCTCCACGATGGCGTGCAGCTTCCCGTTCACTTTCTCGAAGTGGGCGTTTTCCACCGTGCCGTGGAGTTCCTCGGTGGCGTAGCGCGAGGTGTTCTTCCAGAGGTGACCGTAGCGCGCCTGGAGCGCGGAAAAGGGGAGGCCTTGAATTTCTAAAGAGGAGGGCTGCTCGGATTCATTGAAGGCCGCACTCTTTCCGAGCTTTCCCACGAGAATCATGCCGGCAGAGATGGGAGTGCCGATGCGAGGCAGGCCGTTCTCATCGAGATGGCGGGTCTGATGAGGATCGACGACCGGCAGTAGATCCCAGGTGAATTCCTCGAGATCGCCTTGCTCGTCCAACTCCTGTGCTACTTCGATTCGCATTCGCTTCATTTCAGCTCCGAGATGATGGCCTTCAACCCCTGGATGTCTTCCAGGGTCAGAAAAGGGAACCGTCCCCGCTCGTGGTTCTGGATGATCCGCTGGAACAGTTCAGCGTGAAACTCGACATTGTCCAGCCCGCGTTTGATGGCTTGGCTGGCTTCCGACGTGGCCCGGTCGAGTCCGTGCTGGATTTCCTCCGCCAGCATGATGCGGTTGATCTCCCCACCGACGAGATCCTGTCGGCCAATGACGACCGCATTTCGGGCGTTTTCAAAGCGAGAGAGACGGCCGATCTCGAGTCCGAAGCCATGCGACTCCGCCAGCGTTCGCGCCGCCTGAGCGGAAATCCCACCGGCGTGTTCCCAGTAGGAGCTCTTGCCGAGGAGAGCAAAGAGTCGACGTGTCACCGATGCCTCGTTTGCCATCAGCCTCCCCAGGCGAAACGAGGAGAGCGCGCCCGCGCCTCGGCTGATAGCGACACCGACTCCCAGGCCGAGCGACACTCCGACGAGATACTCTTGATAGATGGCGTCAGCTGTCAGACCGGCCTGCACGCCCTTAACTGTGTCCATGAGCGCGAAGCCGGTCGAGGAGACCGCTTCGTCGTAGAGGGAGTGTAGGCTGGTTCCCATGCTGGTTGCGATCGAGACGCCGACCAAGGATTCATGGCCGGAGGGATCGACACGATTGATCGGATCCCCTTCCGCATAGGTGTATTTGTGAAGGGAGTTGGGACGATCAGCATGACCCTCGAAGGAATCCATCGTGGTAAAACGCCCCGAGGAAACCACGTAGTCTCGTGATCGCAGGTGTAACATCCCGATGGTCGGGTCAAACTTCTCCCCGCGGAACCGGTGGGAAGAGTAGCTCCCAGATTCAATTTCGATTCCGAAGGAGTCGTAGGAGGTCTGTATCCTGATGAGGGGCAGCATCGTCGCGTAGGACTCGGGTGCCGAGATCCGCACTGAACTCGACCCGTCCAGAATCAGGTAGTGCGCTTCGGCTTCCATCTGGCCGCCATAGCCTCCTTCCCAGATCGGGCCGAGTCCGTGTAAGAATGGGATGGTCACCAGCTGGTCATTACCGAGTTGAGCGACCACTTGGGGGAAGCCGTTGGGAGCG of Verrucomicrobiales bacterium contains these proteins:
- a CDS encoding PEP-CTERM sorting domain-containing protein (PEP-CTERM proteins occur, often in large numbers, in the proteomes of bacteria that also encode an exosortase, a predicted intramembrane cysteine proteinase. The presence of a PEP-CTERM domain at a protein's C-terminus predicts cleavage within the sorting domain, followed by covalent anchoring to some some component of the (usually Gram-negative) cell surface. Many PEP-CTERM proteins exhibit an unusual sequence composition that includes large numbers of potential glycosylation sites. Expression of one such protein has been shown restore the ability of a bacterium to form floc, a type of biofilm.) — encoded protein: MAPFFALFATAGPFFHYDPSKGNLLLDVTGLYVDSFLDGVSGDQPLSVWQRFGEKEGRLVNKGLVTGFNFVVPEPSGVGLLGLGAGLAVLAGLASSSKQKDSDVTS
- a CDS encoding RHS repeat-associated core domain-containing protein, coding for MATNTNKTSFAALHYALLLSVSALVPTPSVALGERISFVYDADGQRVAAHRIPSEEPTASAGLGEVRFLIDPLAPNGFPQVVAQLGNDQLVTIPFLHGLGPIWEGGYGGQMEAEAHYLILDGSSSVRISAPESYATMLPLIRIQTSYDSFGIEIESGSYSSHRFRGEKFDPTIGMLHLRSRDYVVSSGRFTTMDSFEGHADRPNSLHKYTYAEGDPINRVDPSGHESLVGVSIATSMGTSLHSLYDEAVSSTGFALMDTVKGVQAGLTADAIYQEYLVGVSLGLGVGVAISRGAGALSSFRLGRLMANEASVTRRLFALLGKSSYWEHAGGISAQAARTLAESHGFGLEIGRLSRFENARNAVVIGRQDLVGGEINRIMLAEEIQHGLDRATSEASQAIKRGLDNVEFHAELFQRIIQNHERGRFPFLTLEDIQGLKAIISELK